One Dioscorea cayenensis subsp. rotundata cultivar TDr96_F1 chromosome 15, TDr96_F1_v2_PseudoChromosome.rev07_lg8_w22 25.fasta, whole genome shotgun sequence genomic region harbors:
- the LOC120276774 gene encoding uncharacterized protein LOC120276774, with translation MRVCSCEFQWPLICSSKSSINHCSPQGLRLDGAQNVVGVVVEKKGSSCEKSEVEKSDLESLDGGKVEVVPKSSLKKQVEGCNPKGVGEVRVKWMDLVGKDLVQIREFETNDLCESDDNSDANPACKCVIQ, from the exons atgaggGTTTGTTCTTGTGAATTTCAATGGCCTTTGATCTGCTCCTCCAAATCATCCATCAACCATTGCTCACCTCAGGGCTTGAGATTGGATGGTGCTCAGAATGTGGTGGGTGTTGTTGTGGAGAAGAAGGGTTCTTCTTGTGAGAAGAGTGAGGTAGAGAAGAGTGATTTGGAGTCTTTGGATGGTGGCAAGGTTGAGGTTGTTCCCAAGAGTAgtttgaagaagcaagtggaGGGTTGCAATCCAAAGGGGGTTGGAGAGGTGAGAGTGAAATGGATGGATTTGGTTGGCAAGGATCTTGTCCAGATTAGAGAATTTGAAACCAA TGATTTGTGTGAATCAGATGACAATTCTGATGCCAACCCAGCCTGCAAGTGTGTAATTCAATGA
- the LOC120276811 gene encoding pentatricopeptide repeat-containing protein At5g03800 isoform X2 → MRESGIEPNEHSFVAVLTNCIRRMNDRLGSQVHGLAIKSLHWSCVYVANAIMGLYVKCGRLDDALRVFVEMPERDVSSWNAVILGMVEDFRYRQAFEVFHDMRMDGIDGDRFSLSTLLTAVSEGFSLVEGHAVHAYALKVGLELDISVGNALVGFYTRFRCLEDVVDVFQRMPVKDVISWTGMLTGFMEFGMVEAALEIFDQMPERNSISYNALLAGFCRNGEGYRGLELFQRIMENGVEISDFTLTSAINACALFSDKESSEQIHAFVVKVGFRSNPWIEAALLDMCARCGRMEDSQKLFKNLVHEESFLVAWTSLICAYVRNGQPDEALSLFNTILKGNDAVVLDEIMLATILGVCGTLGFEEMGKQIHNLVIKSGVSSDSAVCNAVLSMYAKCGNLEDAICLFGSMPQHDIVTMNALINAHLLHRQGDEVLSIWGDMEELGVKPDGITFLLLISACKCTKSKSIDTCWRLFHSMASSYKLEPSSEHYAAMVDVLGYWSCFDEAAKLIHNMPFKPNALVWRALLDSCRLRSNITLGKQVIQELLVMEPQDPSTYVLVSNLYLASGRWHCSEKVREEMRGKGLQKHPTRSWIIHSKIVHSFYTRDRSHPQSKDIYSGLEVLILECMKAGYEPDTSFVLQDVEEYQKKDFLCYHSAKLAATYGHLVTELGQPVQVVKNIRLCGDCHTFLKFVSSVTRREISFRDATGFHRFKNGKCSCGDYW, encoded by the coding sequence ATGCGTGAATCTGGGATTGAGCCGAATGAGCATAGTTTTGTTGCAGTGCTTACGAATTGCATACGAAGAATGAATGACCGATTGGGTTCTCAGGTTCATGGGTTGGCAATCAAAAGTCTTCACTGGTCTTGTGTGTATGTTGCGAATGCAATAATGGGGTTGTATGTGAAGTGTGGGCGTTTGGATGATGCTCTTCGGGTATTTGTTGAAATGCCTGAGAGGGATGTGTCATCATGGAATGCCGTTATTTTGGGTATGGTTGAGGATTTTAGATATCGTCAAGCATTTGAGGTGTTTCATGATATGAGAATGGATGGAATTGATGGAGATCGTTTCTCGTTGTCTACCCTTTTGACGGCTGTTTCGGAGGGGTTTAGCTTGGTTGAAGGACATGCTGTTCATGCTTATGCTCTTAAGGTTGGGTTGGAGCTTGATATAAGTGTGGGTAATGCGCTTGTAGGGTTCTATACTAGATTTAGATGTTTGGAGGATGTGGTTGACGTGTTCCAAAGAATGCCGGTGAAGGATGTGATATCCTGGACTGGGATGCTTACGGGGTTCATGGAATTTGGTATGGTGGAAGCAGCTTTGGAGATCTTTGATCAGATGCCAGAGAGGAACTCCATTTCATATAATGCCCTTTTAGCTGGATTCTGCCGAAATGGTGAAGGTTATCGAGGCCTGGAGTTGTTTCAAAGAATTATGGAGAATGGTGTGGAGATATCAGATTTCACATTGACGAGTGCTATTAATGCTTGTGCATTGTTCTCTGACAAAGAATCTAGTGAGCAAATACATGCATTTGTTGTCAAGGTTGGGTTCAGATCAAATCCTTGGATTGAAGCAGCTTTGCTGGATATGTGTGCCAGATGTGGCAGAATGGAAGATTCACAGAAGTTGTTTAAGAATTTGGTCCATGAAGAAAGCTTTTTGGTTGCATGGACTTCTCTGATTTGTGCATATGTGAGAAATGGACAACCTGATGAGGCATTGTCCCTTTTTAACACAATTTTAAAAGGCAATGATGCAGTAGTTTTGGATGAAATCATGTTGGCTACTATCCTTGGAGTTTGTGGGACCTTGGGATTTGAAGAGATGGGAAAGCAAATCCACAACCTTGTTATCAAATCTGGGGTCTCATCCGATTCAGCAGTATGCAATGCAGTCTTAAGCATGTACGCAAAGTGTGGGAACTTGGAAGATGCAATTTGCCTGTTTGGTTCAATGCCCCAACATGATATAGTGACGATGAATGCATTGATCAATGCTCACCTCCTCCACCGGCAAGGAGATGAGGTTTTGTCTATCTGGGGTGATATGGAGGAGTTGGGTGTGAAGCCGGATGGCATTACCTTTCTTTTGCTAATCTCAGCTTGCAAATGTACAAAATCAAAGTCCATTGATACCTGCTGGAGGTTGTTTCACTCTATGGCAAGCTCTTACAAATTAGAGCCATCATCTGAGCACTATGCTGCCATGGTTGATGTTCTAGGCTATTGGAGTTGCTTTGATGAAGCAGCGAAACTGATTCATAACATGCCTTTCAAACCAAATGCATTAGTCTGGCGTGCTTTACTTGATAGCTGCAGACTTAGATCAAATATTACTCTGGGGAAGCAAGTCATCCAAGAACTACTTGTTATGGAACCACAAGATCCATCAACATATGTACTTGTGTCAAATCTTTATTTGGCTTCTGGTAGATGGCACTGCTCGGAGAAGGTGAGGGAGGAGATGCGAGGAAAGGGGTTGCAGAAACATCCAACACGTAGCTGGattattcattcaaaaatagttcacTCCTTCTACACAAGAGATAGATCACATCCGCAATCCAAAGACATTTACAGTGGTCTCGAGGTACTGATATTGGAGTGCATGAAAGCTGGGTATGAGCCTGATACAAGCTTTGTATTGCAAGATGTCGAGGAGTATCAGAAGAAGGATTTCCTATGCTATCACAGTGCCAAACTGGCTGCTACTTACGGGCATCTTGTCACAGAATTGGGACAACCGGTGCAGGTTGTGAAAAACATTCGTCTATGTGGAGATTGCCACACATTTCTGAAGTTTGTTTCATCTGTGACTAGGCGAGAGATCTCTTTTAGAGATGCCACTGGCTTTCATCGTTTTAAGAATGGCAAGTGCTCTTGCGGGGATTACTGGTGA
- the LOC120276847 gene encoding protein MET1, chloroplastic yields MSITSITNPSLCLSSPIPRKKLTKYSLINKAFPFSDSQACCSLSGRAMKLSVLVAKATPATESQPSKSEGGEGGEDKYEVELDKPYGLRFMKGRDGGTYIDAIAPGSSADKSGKFTVGDKVIATSAVFGEEIWPAAEYGRTMYTIRQRIGPLLMKMEKRYGKIEDGGELTEKEIIRAERNSGVISNTVREIQVQNYLRKKERKERREKDLSEGLKLYKSGKYEEALEKFESVLGSKPETDETSVACYNVACCYSKLNQIQAAISALDEALKAGYDDFKRIRTDPDLANVRTAEEFEPLMKKYDESFINENAINAIKSIFGIFNKE; encoded by the exons ATGTCCATAACTTCAATAACCAACCCATCACTCTGCTTATCTTCTCCAATTCCAAGAAAAAAGCTCACCAAGTACTCATTGATCAACAAGGCCTTCCCTTTCTCTGATTCACAAGCATGTTGTTCACTCAGTGGCAGGGCAATGAAGCTTAGTGTGCTTGTAGCCAAAGCAACTCCAGCTACTGAGTCTCAGCCATCAAAGTCTGAAGGTGGGGAAGGAGGAGAAGATAAGTATGAGGTGGAGTTGGACAAACCTTATGGTTTGAGGTTCATGAAGGGGAGAGATGGGGGCACTTACATAGACGCCATTGCTCCCGGGAGCTCTGCTGATAAGTCCGGGAAGTTCACTGTCGGAGACAAAGTCATCGCCACCAG TGCTGTGTTTGGAGAAGAGATATGGCCTGCTGCAGAGTATGGAAGGACAATGTACACTATTAGACAGAGAATTGGACCACTGctgatgaagatggagaagagataCG GGAAGATAGAGGATGGTGGTGAGCTCACAGAGAAAGAGATCATAAGAGCCGAGAGGAATTCTGGTGTGATTAGTAACACAGTGAGAGAAATTCAA GTGCAAAATTACCTGCGGAAGAAGGAACGGAAGGAGCGCCGGGAGAAAGACCTTAGTGAAGGTCTAAAGCTCTACAA GAGTGGGAAATATGAGGAAGCATTGGAGAAATTTGAATCAGTTTTAGGATCGAAACCAGAAACTGATGAAACCTCGGTGGCTTGTTACAATGTAGCATGCTGCTATTCCAAGCTAAATCAG ATACAAGCTGCAATTTCTGCGTTAGATGAAGCATTAAAAGCAGGATATGACGATTTCAAG AGAATTAGGACTGATCCTGACTTGGCCAATGTAAGAACTGCTGAAGAATTCGAGCCCCTGATGAAGAAGTATGATGAATCATTTATCAATGAGAATGCCATCAATGCTATTAAATCAATTTTTGGCATATTCAACAAGGAATAA
- the LOC120276811 gene encoding pentatricopeptide repeat-containing protein At5g03800 isoform X1: MATIHHSPIPFSPLFNPKPLHHHHHHLQSPFPKPKPTNLSISTPSRVAIVEHKAPDHHQLRALLRLASRHRDLALGRAIHARITKSQHHEDTGEITHLFNILISMYLKVGRLFDARKVFDVMPFRDVVSYSSLVSAYAKCGLENDAVELFDEMRESGIEPNEHSFVAVLTNCIRRMNDRLGSQVHGLAIKSLHWSCVYVANAIMGLYVKCGRLDDALRVFVEMPERDVSSWNAVILGMVEDFRYRQAFEVFHDMRMDGIDGDRFSLSTLLTAVSEGFSLVEGHAVHAYALKVGLELDISVGNALVGFYTRFRCLEDVVDVFQRMPVKDVISWTGMLTGFMEFGMVEAALEIFDQMPERNSISYNALLAGFCRNGEGYRGLELFQRIMENGVEISDFTLTSAINACALFSDKESSEQIHAFVVKVGFRSNPWIEAALLDMCARCGRMEDSQKLFKNLVHEESFLVAWTSLICAYVRNGQPDEALSLFNTILKGNDAVVLDEIMLATILGVCGTLGFEEMGKQIHNLVIKSGVSSDSAVCNAVLSMYAKCGNLEDAICLFGSMPQHDIVTMNALINAHLLHRQGDEVLSIWGDMEELGVKPDGITFLLLISACKCTKSKSIDTCWRLFHSMASSYKLEPSSEHYAAMVDVLGYWSCFDEAAKLIHNMPFKPNALVWRALLDSCRLRSNITLGKQVIQELLVMEPQDPSTYVLVSNLYLASGRWHCSEKVREEMRGKGLQKHPTRSWIIHSKIVHSFYTRDRSHPQSKDIYSGLEVLILECMKAGYEPDTSFVLQDVEEYQKKDFLCYHSAKLAATYGHLVTELGQPVQVVKNIRLCGDCHTFLKFVSSVTRREISFRDATGFHRFKNGKCSCGDYW; encoded by the coding sequence ATGGCGACCATCCACCACTCTCCCATCCCTTTCTCCCCTCTCTTCAACCCTAAACCtcttcatcaccaccaccaccaccttcaaTCCCCCTTTCCCAAGCCCAAACCCACAAACCTCTCCATTTCCACTCCCTCTCGCGTCGCCATCGTCGAGCACAAAGCTCCCGACCATCACCAGCTCCGCGCTCTTCTTCGCCTCGCCTCCCGTCACCGGGACCTTGCTCTTGGCCGAGCCATCCACGCCCGCATTACCAAGAGTCAGCACCATGAAGACACAGGTGAAATAACCCATCTTTTCAACATTCTCATCTCCATGTATCTCAAAGTTGGCCGCCTCTTTGATGCCCGCAAGGTGTTTGATGTTATGCCTTTTAGAGATGTTGTTTCTTATTCCTCTCTGGTGTCCGCGTATGCCAAGTGTGGATTGGAGAATGATGCAGTTGAGCTTTTTGATGAAATGCGTGAATCTGGGATTGAGCCGAATGAGCATAGTTTTGTTGCAGTGCTTACGAATTGCATACGAAGAATGAATGACCGATTGGGTTCTCAGGTTCATGGGTTGGCAATCAAAAGTCTTCACTGGTCTTGTGTGTATGTTGCGAATGCAATAATGGGGTTGTATGTGAAGTGTGGGCGTTTGGATGATGCTCTTCGGGTATTTGTTGAAATGCCTGAGAGGGATGTGTCATCATGGAATGCCGTTATTTTGGGTATGGTTGAGGATTTTAGATATCGTCAAGCATTTGAGGTGTTTCATGATATGAGAATGGATGGAATTGATGGAGATCGTTTCTCGTTGTCTACCCTTTTGACGGCTGTTTCGGAGGGGTTTAGCTTGGTTGAAGGACATGCTGTTCATGCTTATGCTCTTAAGGTTGGGTTGGAGCTTGATATAAGTGTGGGTAATGCGCTTGTAGGGTTCTATACTAGATTTAGATGTTTGGAGGATGTGGTTGACGTGTTCCAAAGAATGCCGGTGAAGGATGTGATATCCTGGACTGGGATGCTTACGGGGTTCATGGAATTTGGTATGGTGGAAGCAGCTTTGGAGATCTTTGATCAGATGCCAGAGAGGAACTCCATTTCATATAATGCCCTTTTAGCTGGATTCTGCCGAAATGGTGAAGGTTATCGAGGCCTGGAGTTGTTTCAAAGAATTATGGAGAATGGTGTGGAGATATCAGATTTCACATTGACGAGTGCTATTAATGCTTGTGCATTGTTCTCTGACAAAGAATCTAGTGAGCAAATACATGCATTTGTTGTCAAGGTTGGGTTCAGATCAAATCCTTGGATTGAAGCAGCTTTGCTGGATATGTGTGCCAGATGTGGCAGAATGGAAGATTCACAGAAGTTGTTTAAGAATTTGGTCCATGAAGAAAGCTTTTTGGTTGCATGGACTTCTCTGATTTGTGCATATGTGAGAAATGGACAACCTGATGAGGCATTGTCCCTTTTTAACACAATTTTAAAAGGCAATGATGCAGTAGTTTTGGATGAAATCATGTTGGCTACTATCCTTGGAGTTTGTGGGACCTTGGGATTTGAAGAGATGGGAAAGCAAATCCACAACCTTGTTATCAAATCTGGGGTCTCATCCGATTCAGCAGTATGCAATGCAGTCTTAAGCATGTACGCAAAGTGTGGGAACTTGGAAGATGCAATTTGCCTGTTTGGTTCAATGCCCCAACATGATATAGTGACGATGAATGCATTGATCAATGCTCACCTCCTCCACCGGCAAGGAGATGAGGTTTTGTCTATCTGGGGTGATATGGAGGAGTTGGGTGTGAAGCCGGATGGCATTACCTTTCTTTTGCTAATCTCAGCTTGCAAATGTACAAAATCAAAGTCCATTGATACCTGCTGGAGGTTGTTTCACTCTATGGCAAGCTCTTACAAATTAGAGCCATCATCTGAGCACTATGCTGCCATGGTTGATGTTCTAGGCTATTGGAGTTGCTTTGATGAAGCAGCGAAACTGATTCATAACATGCCTTTCAAACCAAATGCATTAGTCTGGCGTGCTTTACTTGATAGCTGCAGACTTAGATCAAATATTACTCTGGGGAAGCAAGTCATCCAAGAACTACTTGTTATGGAACCACAAGATCCATCAACATATGTACTTGTGTCAAATCTTTATTTGGCTTCTGGTAGATGGCACTGCTCGGAGAAGGTGAGGGAGGAGATGCGAGGAAAGGGGTTGCAGAAACATCCAACACGTAGCTGGattattcattcaaaaatagttcacTCCTTCTACACAAGAGATAGATCACATCCGCAATCCAAAGACATTTACAGTGGTCTCGAGGTACTGATATTGGAGTGCATGAAAGCTGGGTATGAGCCTGATACAAGCTTTGTATTGCAAGATGTCGAGGAGTATCAGAAGAAGGATTTCCTATGCTATCACAGTGCCAAACTGGCTGCTACTTACGGGCATCTTGTCACAGAATTGGGACAACCGGTGCAGGTTGTGAAAAACATTCGTCTATGTGGAGATTGCCACACATTTCTGAAGTTTGTTTCATCTGTGACTAGGCGAGAGATCTCTTTTAGAGATGCCACTGGCTTTCATCGTTTTAAGAATGGCAAGTGCTCTTGCGGGGATTACTGGTGA
- the LOC120277630 gene encoding uncharacterized protein LOC120277630: protein MAVNWEIRWDGEEAPAYLPNAELFTIRLHYMVDEIEGMAGYVDYCCADQMSRLELISMAKEFKLDVEGCSIWWLDVTSEEKGLKEVKTDLDALKMAISVGSSKEVYVCVRLANGANVHGVGANGRNESSSGQESQVGHGNQQDMVDTLVTRNQNEKDATNRQPQEDPVSQVMSQPNKTLIEATHKGELEVRRPKLRTIRGKKALINETTTANKTFLETTPIKENIVRRRGLSTVAGKKALANETTANKQVSGDPMSQVHTKPEQTLPTAPPALKTQFKRSEIITRGALKRKTIETSSRKIDKQASEEPASQVSGAGETQRKRQELHRRVKKTRTNEKKVATEVGKPKKNPPNKSFASNDTRAHVLKSQGKKKDLKEKNKVRGACKRRKV from the exons ATGGCAGTTAATTGGGAGATAAGGTGGGATGGGGAGGAAGCCCCGGCCTAtt tACCAAATGCTGAATTATTCACAATACGGTTGCATTACATGGTGGATGAAATAGAAGGCATGGCCGGGTATGTAGATTATTGTTGTGCTGATCAAATGTCCAGACTTGAACTAATAAGCATGGCTAAAGAATTTAAGTTAGATGTGGAGGGTTGTAGTATTTGGTGGTTAGATGTCACTAGTGAGGAAAAAGGTTTGAAAGAAGTAAAAACTGATTTAGATGCCTTGAAAATGGCAATATCTGTTGGGTCTAGTAAGGAAGTATATGTTTGTGTTAGACTTGCCAATGGTGCCAATGTTCATGGAGTAGGAGCTAAT GGAAGGAATGAAAGTTCAAGTGGACAAGAAAGTCAAGTAGGCCATGGCAATCAGCAGGATATG GTTGATACTTTAGTGACAAGAAATCAAAATGAGAAAGATGCAACAAATAGACAACCCCAAGAAGATCCTGTGTCACAG GTAATGTCTCAACCTAACAAAACCCTCATTGAAGCAACACACAAAGGGGAACTTGAAGTGAGAAGGCCAAAATTAAGAACAATAAGGGGGAAAAAGGCATTGATAAATGAGACAACGACTGCAAATAAAACATTCCTTGAAACAACAcccataaaagaaaatatagtgaGGAGGCGAGGATTAAGTACAGTAGCGGGAAAAAAAGCACTGGCAAATGAAACTACAGCTAATAAACAAGTCTCGGGAGATCCCATGTCACAG GTACATACAAAACCTGAGCAAACCCTCCCTACAGCACCACCTGCATTGAAAACTCAATTCAAGAGGTCAGAAATAATTACAAGAGGGGCCCTAAAAAGAAAGACAATTGAAACATCATCTAGAAAAATTGATAAACAAGCCTCAGAGGAACCTGCTTCACAAGTGAGCGGCGCAG GAGAAACTCAAAGGAAGAGGCAAGAATTGCATAGAAGGGTAAAAAAAACAAggacaaatgaaaaaaaagttgCAACAGAAGTGGGCAAGCCTAAAAAAAATCCACCAAACAAATCTTTTGCATCTAATGATACAAGAGCTCATGTACTTAAATCTCAAGGGAAAAAGAAGGATcttaaagaaaagaacaaagtaAGAGGTGCTTGCAAGAGGAGGAAAGTATAG